The Microbulbifer pacificus sequence AGCAGTTCCTCGGTGGATGCAATGGTGTGGTCGGCACCCTGATGAGCAACTACGGCTTCGAGCTGGCGCTGAAGGAGCGCAAAATTCCGTTCTCCCGCGCCAAAGTGGGCGATCGCTATGTTCTGGAAATGATGTACAAGAATGGTTGGACCCTCGGCGGCGAGTCCTCCGGCCATATCGTGTGTACCGATGTGACCACCACTGGCGACGGCATTATCTCTGCGCTGCAGGTACTGCGCGCGGTGAGCGACTTCGGCGAACCTCTCGATCACCTCAGCCAGAAGATGCAGATGCTGCCGCAGCACATGATCAACGTGCGGTTGGCTCGCCGTGACGGCGTATTGGAGCACAGTGATGTACAGACCGCGGTGGCCCAGGCGGAGTCCACTCTCGCCAACGACGGCCGCGTGTTACTGCGTCCGTCTGGCACCGAACCCCTGATCCGGGTCATGGTCGAGGGAAAGGACCCCGTGCTGGTCGAGCGCCTGGCGGGAGAAATCGCCAGTGTGGTGGAGCGTGTCGGTAACGTTTGAACAGCGCCCGATCTCGTAGACGCGTCCGGAAGCCATTGAAAATTCAATAAATATCCGGAAACCCTGGTTGTATGTTCCCGGCAATACCGCTAAGATTTGCGCCCCTTGGAGGAGCACCGATGCGAAAAACACTGGTAGCTGCCAACTGGAAGATGCACGGTAGCAAAGCGTTTGCCGAGCAACTGTTGGCCGAGCTGAACAGCGGACTGGAGTCCGACGAATGCTCCACCGAAGTTGTCATTTGCCCGCCCTTTCCCTACCTCTGCGTAGTGGCTGCGGTGGCGAAAAATGCGGAACAGGTAGTTCTGGGGGCGCAAAACCTCAGCGAGCAACCCTCCGGGGCATACACCGGTGAAGTTTCCGCAGAAATGCTGCTGGATTGCGGCGCGCGCTATGTGATCGTCGGTCACTCCGAGCGCCGCAGCCTGTACGGCGAAAGCAGCGAGCTGGTCGCGGCCAAGTTTGCCGCCGCCAAAGCCGCAGGCCTGACGCCGATCCTCTGTGTGGGGGAATCGCTGCAGGAGCGCGAGGCGGGCAAAACGCTGGACGTGATCGCCAGGCAGATCCAGGCCGTTGTCGAGCTGGGCCTGACGGATACCTGGCACAATGCCGTGGTCGCCTACGAGCCCGTATGGGCCATTGGTACCGGCAAGACCGCTACCCCGGAGCAGGCGCAGGAAGTGCACCAGTTCATTCGCCAGCAACTCGGCGAAGCGGGCGCGGTGACGCAGATCCTCTACGGAGGCAGTGTCAAAGCGGCCAATGCCGCAGAACTGTTCGCCCGGGACGACATCGACGGCGCCCTGGTGGGCGGTGCCTCTCTGCAGGCGGACGAATTTATCCAGATCTGTCGCGCTGCTGACTAGCGCAACCGGTCAAAATCTTTTGAGCAAGGGCACATGCCCGATTGCAGGTTTTCTGGACAATGGAAAAACTGGTTTTAGTGGTTCACATCCTCACCGCGCTGGGTATCATCGGCCTGATTCTGCTGCAGCAGGGTAAAGGTGCGGAAGCCGGTGCCTCCTTCGGTGCGGGCGCTTCCCAGACCGTATTTGGCAGCCAGGGCAGTGGAAATTTCTTTTCCCGCTTGACTGCAATTCTGGCCACTGTATTCTTCGCCACCAGCTTCGGCCTGGCGGTACTGTCCAGCCGCGATGAAGCGCCGGAGCTCGACGGTATCCCTCAGGTGCCGGCGGCGATCGAATCCCGCGAACAGCAGGATGATGTACCGGCAGCAATCGAAAGTGACGTGCCTGAAGTTCAGGACGCAGCCCCGGCGGCAGGTGACCTGCCCGCAGCAGAAGAAGCCCCTCAGGCGGAACTGCCGGAAGCCGGCGCTGAAGAGCAGCAAACTGAGGAGCAGCCTCAGTAAGCCGAAAGGCTTAAATCAAAAACTGAAAAGTTTTTGCCCAGGTGGTGGAATTGGTAGACACGCTATCTTGAGGGGGTAGTGGCTTCGGTCGTGCGGGTTCAAGTCCCGCCCTGGGCACCACATCAAAGACCAGAGAGATCTGGCAACATCTGAAAAGCCCCGCCCTGCGGGGCTTTTTCGTTTCTCGGATTGCTTACATACCCCATTGTGCGTTGGATACTGTGGGGTGCTGTTCTATTAATCAAACCGCTCCCGACAAAACCCAAACCCGAAGTTCCGACAATGCCGCTGCAGTTCCTTAGCCAGTGGCACGGGGCCACAGTAGTAAACCACCACCTTTTGCCCGGCATGCTTGCCGGCAAGCCCCGCAAATAACGCCTGCCAGTCTGGCCGCCCTGGGCTGGTGACTGCCTGTAGCTGGGTGAAAGGATCCCGCTGGTGCTTGCGGTAAAACGCATCGGCGGCAATTTGCATGGCGATGTTGGTGAGGTTGTGGCTCAGGCTTGTGAGGTGGATGTGCAGGCGGAAGTTATCGCCCAGACGGGTTTCGGCGTTTGCGAGCAGGTGCTGGAACCACTCGTAGGAACGTTGGGAGCGGTTGAGCCAGTGGAAGTAGACGATTTGTCGGGGGCGGTTTTTGTCTTCGGCCTCGTGTCGCATCACCAGGCTTTCCAGCGCGCTGGCGAAGGGGGTGACGCCGATACCGGCGGCCACCATGACGGCGACCGGCGCACGGTAGATGCTGCTTGTTGGGGCTCCGTAAGGGCCGTCGATTTGTGCACGCAGGCCGTTGTTTTCCAGTTGCTGTTGCAGGTCTTGTTTGCGTGAGAGATTGTGCAGGGCGCCGCTCCAGTCGCCGTTGTTGCGGATATGCACGTCAAAGTAGCCCGCTTCCGGTGCGGCGCTGATGGTAAAAGGGTGCCATTCCCAGCGAGAGATGGCGGGCACTCGCAGGCGCAAGTAGTCGCCGGGGAAAAACCGGAAATCGCGAGGTTTGGCGAAGCGCACCGCGGTGACGCCGTCTGCCAGGGGGCGCACGGAGAGCACTTCTACCCGGCGGGTTTTGATGAATGCGCGATACAGGGCGTCGAGGAAAAACAGCCCGGCGGGTACCGCCAGCCAGGCCCAGAAGACGGGGCCGTGCAGCAGTATCGCGATGATAAACCCTGCGTAGAGCAAATGGCTGCTGGTAAAGCGCTCCCGCTGACGGCTGTGCCGGGCGGCGATCCCGCGGAGCATCAGTGCCAGCAGCCCGAGGGAGATGGCGCCGGTGGCAAAAGCGGAGTCCTGCAGCAGATCCGGCGTGAGCAACCCTTCGCCCCAGTAGTTGAAGGTGTGAGCTGCGAGGTGCACCAGGGTAAACAGCACGATGGTGTAGCCCACAGTCCGATGCATGTCGATCAGACTGTCGATGGGGAGCAGGTGTGCCACCCAGGTGTGCCGCAGCCAGGTCCACAGGCTGCGGCAGATGGGCAATAGTATCAGGGCGAGGTTAAAGTTTAGACAGGCACCGGCGCTGCGGGCAATCTGGATGGCTGTGCCGGCACCGCGGGCGGCGTACTCGCTGGCGGCGTGGGCAAACAGCAAGCCGTTGGCGAGCAGGTAGAGGCTGGCCCAGAACAGGGTCTTCCCGTGCATTTGCAGCAGATGGCTCAGTCGCCGGCCGGGCCCGATGGACAGTTCGGGGGCAGACTGGGTCGCGGGGGCGCTGCTATCGGCTCGCCCGCCGATCCAGGTCTGGGCGAAGCGTTCAAACAGCGAATCTGTGTTGTGGAAGTCTGCAAT is a genomic window containing:
- the secG gene encoding preprotein translocase subunit SecG, which produces MEKLVLVVHILTALGIIGLILLQQGKGAEAGASFGAGASQTVFGSQGSGNFFSRLTAILATVFFATSFGLAVLSSRDEAPELDGIPQVPAAIESREQQDDVPAAIESDVPEVQDAAPAAGDLPAAEEAPQAELPEAGAEEQQTEEQPQ
- the tpiA gene encoding triose-phosphate isomerase; the protein is MRKTLVAANWKMHGSKAFAEQLLAELNSGLESDECSTEVVICPPFPYLCVVAAVAKNAEQVVLGAQNLSEQPSGAYTGEVSAEMLLDCGARYVIVGHSERRSLYGESSELVAAKFAAAKAAGLTPILCVGESLQEREAGKTLDVIARQIQAVVELGLTDTWHNAVVAYEPVWAIGTGKTATPEQAQEVHQFIRQQLGEAGAVTQILYGGSVKAANAAELFARDDIDGALVGGASLQADEFIQICRAAD
- a CDS encoding ferric reductase-like transmembrane domain-containing protein, producing MFAAFFSRYRLKRRARKAFFALAGTDKLIDFREWQAALGLKNPLVARRLFAAIDTDGSGYIDEDEYCEFVATLKDRHSPHRYQLLFDIYDLNDDGALNQKTMREVLAASLGEQSLQVSDDDLAELARCFLSAFPSQRRHTVNKAEFVAAIADFHNTDSLFERFAQTWIGGRADSSAPATQSAPELSIGPGRRLSHLLQMHGKTLFWASLYLLANGLLFAHAASEYAARGAGTAIQIARSAGACLNFNLALILLPICRSLWTWLRHTWVAHLLPIDSLIDMHRTVGYTIVLFTLVHLAAHTFNYWGEGLLTPDLLQDSAFATGAISLGLLALMLRGIAARHSRQRERFTSSHLLYAGFIIAILLHGPVFWAWLAVPAGLFFLDALYRAFIKTRRVEVLSVRPLADGVTAVRFAKPRDFRFFPGDYLRLRVPAISRWEWHPFTISAAPEAGYFDVHIRNNGDWSGALHNLSRKQDLQQQLENNGLRAQIDGPYGAPTSSIYRAPVAVMVAAGIGVTPFASALESLVMRHEAEDKNRPRQIVYFHWLNRSQRSYEWFQHLLANAETRLGDNFRLHIHLTSLSHNLTNIAMQIAADAFYRKHQRDPFTQLQAVTSPGRPDWQALFAGLAGKHAGQKVVVYYCGPVPLAKELQRHCRNFGFGFCRERFD